The region CGAGGTCATTACCCTGGTCGACGTCATCCAGAAGCTTGAGATGCAACGTCTGGCAAAGCGCTTCACAATCGACCTCGTGACACGTCCCTTGCCCACGGATGAAACCGTGCGATCCGTGGCCTCGGAGCGCGTGACCGCGCTTCTGGAGTCCACTCTACGCGCTCGGCCGCCTCTAAAACAGGAACGCATGATGCGCTTCATGCCCCTGGCACAGGAATTGGGCAAAAACGAAGAGGAACTGGCCATCATCGCCATGCTCCTGGACGACTATTATCAGCAGACTCTACACTCTCCGCCCGAACTGCCGGTTATCCGCCAATCCGCGCCTCGCACGGAGCCGGTAACGGGTCACGAGCCAGCCTCCGCGCATGAAGGCGAAGAACGCAAGAAGCGCCGCCGTCCTCGCAATAGGCACAAAAAGAGCTCAGGAACAGACAACAGGGGAAGTGACGCCTAACCCTTGCGCCCCACATTGATCTGAGGAGGGTCCCCCCTCCTCAGGCTGCTGATGTAGTATGGCTTGGCCGGCCAACGACCTGCACTCGCTTGCCTTCACCTGTGCCCCCGCAAGAAATGCATAATGTGCCTTTCCCGCCTAGACGGCGGAAATGCTCACAAGTCAGCAACACTAGCACTGCTAGGCGTTGCTGACAGGGGCTGTCTATGATCCAAAGGGGAATTCAAGCCAGAACGGTTAGCAATTAGCCAGAGAAACACACAGTCATTAAACCGTCTCCTCTTGCATAATCAGAGGACCCTTGTTCAAAGCGATTGCTCGTGTCTTTGTTAAGAGCCTCTCTTGTCGGATCTGATTTCCTTGGATGCTAGAGCAATTTGCGTTTGAACTGAGAGAGGGCGCTGCCCTCTCTCAGACTCTCTCCCGGCAGGGAGCGGCGCTCCCTGCACCCCCATTTTTCATTTTATTTGCAAGGTGCTGTATTGCCATACGGCAAGCTAATCACGCCTACATCATTTTGTAAGACGCGCGATTGGGGGCCGCCTAAGAATGGCCTTGCAGAGACGCAAAAAGCCCGACCTGGAAATCCAGGTCGGGCTTTGTAGATTCAGGAGGATTCAGCTTACTTGCCGAAAGCCTTCTCGAAGGGGGGCACGACCTGCTTCTTACGGCTCATGACGCCCTTGAGCCAAACGGAGTCGCCGTTGGCCTTGACGCCGAAGGCCTTCTCGACCACGGAGGCATCCTTGGTCGCGATAAGCATCTCGGAGCCTTCCTTCATGATGTCGGTGAGCAGCAGGAACACGCTGTGGCGGCCTTCGCCCTGCATCTTCTTGATCTCGGCGAGCAGGCCAGCCTTGACGGGCTCGAGGATGGACAGATCGACAACTTCCAGCTGGCCGATGCCGATCTTGTTGCCGGACATGTCGAAGTCCTTGTAGTCGCGGTGCACCAGATCCTTCATGGAGGCGCCCTCGACGGCGGACTTGACCTTGAACATTTCCATGCCCAGGGCCATGACGTCCGTCACGCCGGCGATCTTGGCCAGGGCCTCGACAGCCTTCTTGTCATCATCGGTGCAG is a window of Desulfocurvibacter africanus subsp. africanus DSM 2603 DNA encoding:
- a CDS encoding manganese-dependent inorganic pyrophosphatase, giving the protein MAAYVVGHKNPDTDSIVSAIALADLMTKRGIQAVAAAQGALTPESKFVADKFGLKAPELIDDATGKQIMLVDHSDIAQTVENLAKGELLAIVDHHKLGDITTSNPLTMWVWPAGCTCTVIKGMYDFYKIEIPKGIAGGMLCAILSDTVMFKSVTCTDDDKKAVEALAKIAGVTDVMALGMEMFKVKSAVEGASMKDLVHRDYKDFDMSGNKIGIGQLEVVDLSILEPVKAGLLAEIKKMQGEGRHSVFLLLTDIMKEGSEMLIATKDASVVEKAFGVKANGDSVWLKGVMSRKKQVVPPFEKAFGK